One Ornithorhynchus anatinus isolate Pmale09 chromosome 2, mOrnAna1.pri.v4, whole genome shotgun sequence DNA segment encodes these proteins:
- the LOC100080892 gene encoding armadillo repeat-containing protein 1-like isoform X1, translating to MNASSVVKRLRDLAAEPNNRASIVKDKGCLPGLILFLDHPDVEVTHSALQALGYLSECPSNCEIMRRELGMMASLEKLRKRSDVGGDIRLLAEEIQYALSDSLRVNRTSTPENLHPKIKAPSFFLSSSTKTAKTITLHIQGLDNTHTRTLCEEALLKVKGVISFTFQTALKRCTVRVKSDLPTELLATAIATTKVLEAQQVIKNEGGKEIFIPLRAVNANLEDDSDLPAYLPEESPQEENEKAVLRTGTKSETSRSWIDAATNFLTKTFYW from the exons ATGAATGCCTCGTCGGTAGTAAAGCGGCTGAGGGATTTGGCAGCAGAGCCAAATAACAGAGCTTCGATAGTTAAAGATAAAGGGTGTCTCCCTGGCCTTATTCTCTTCCTCGACCACCCTGATGTTGAGGTTACTCATTCAGCTCTCCAG GCCCTCGGTTATCTCTCCGAATGCCCGTCTAATTGTGAAATCATGAGGAGAGAGCTTGGCATGATGGCGAGCTTGGAGAAGTTGAGGAAGAG GAGCGATGTCGGCGGTGACATTCGGCTTCTGGCCGAAGAGATCCAGTATGCGCTGAGCGATTCCCTTCGAGTGAACCGTACGAGCACTCCAGAAAATCTCCACCCCAAAATTAAAGCGCCGTCTTTCTTCCTCAGTAGTTCAACTAAGACGGCCAAGACTATCACTCTCCATATCCAAGGCCTGGATAATACG CATACAAGAACTTTGTGTGAAGAGGCTCTGTTGAAAGTCAAGGGGGTGATCAGCTTTACTTTTCAAACGGCTCTTAAGCGGTGCACCGTGAGAGTTAAGTCGGATCTCCCGACGGAG CTGTTAGCAACTGCGATCGCCACAACTAAAGTTCTAGAGGCACAACAAGTGATCAAgaatgaagggggaaaggag ATTTTTATCCCTCTGAGAGCTGTAAACGCTAATCTAGAAGACGATTCAGATCTGCCAGCTTATCTGCCTGAAGAAAGCCCccaggaagaaaatgagaaggcTGTTTTACGGACCGGAACTAAATCGGAGACAAGCAGAAGCTGGATCGATGCCGCAACCAACTTCCTGACAAAAACTTTTTATTGGTGA
- the LOC100080892 gene encoding armadillo repeat-containing protein 1-like isoform X2, protein MLRLLIQLSRSDVGGDIRLLAEEIQYALSDSLRVNRTSTPENLHPKIKAPSFFLSSSTKTAKTITLHIQGLDNTHTRTLCEEALLKVKGVISFTFQTALKRCTVRVKSDLPTELLATAIATTKVLEAQQVIKNEGGKEIFIPLRAVNANLEDDSDLPAYLPEESPQEENEKAVLRTGTKSETSRSWIDAATNFLTKTFYW, encoded by the exons ATGTTGAGGTTACTCATTCAGCTCTCCAG GAGCGATGTCGGCGGTGACATTCGGCTTCTGGCCGAAGAGATCCAGTATGCGCTGAGCGATTCCCTTCGAGTGAACCGTACGAGCACTCCAGAAAATCTCCACCCCAAAATTAAAGCGCCGTCTTTCTTCCTCAGTAGTTCAACTAAGACGGCCAAGACTATCACTCTCCATATCCAAGGCCTGGATAATACG CATACAAGAACTTTGTGTGAAGAGGCTCTGTTGAAAGTCAAGGGGGTGATCAGCTTTACTTTTCAAACGGCTCTTAAGCGGTGCACCGTGAGAGTTAAGTCGGATCTCCCGACGGAG CTGTTAGCAACTGCGATCGCCACAACTAAAGTTCTAGAGGCACAACAAGTGATCAAgaatgaagggggaaaggag ATTTTTATCCCTCTGAGAGCTGTAAACGCTAATCTAGAAGACGATTCAGATCTGCCAGCTTATCTGCCTGAAGAAAGCCCccaggaagaaaatgagaaggcTGTTTTACGGACCGGAACTAAATCGGAGACAAGCAGAAGCTGGATCGATGCCGCAACCAACTTCCTGACAAAAACTTTTTATTGGTGA